AGTTAGAGGAGACGCATCTTACCAACTGAACTGCGTTTGATTGTCCTTACATCAAACTTtgaaatgtactccctccactATAATTGCACTCACCACTTGTAGTCggttaataatattaataaaaattgcatcaTATATAATCCCAAGACTATTGGATTTTCCGTTTCAATGATAAAATCATGCACAAGTTCAAACCAATCCATTTCAAAAGTATATATAAAGATTCACTTATTGAAAGCCATATCCCCAAAAACCCTGGGTTCACGACTAGTTTGTTGATTCGGcgtatataaaataatatcgaAAATCTTGAGAAAAGGAGATTCATATTCTTCCCTTCTAAAAGTGAACGACTTATGACTAATAAATGGAGTAAAAGGTGcattttaattctatttttagtaTTAATGGGGTATGATTTTGGAGCGAATGCCACCAGAAaagttattattttaaaaaaacaaattttatcTATTATCCatatcttttttctttctcctaCCACTTTAACGCCCCCCAACCTATCCTATGCTTAATGTTTAGCCAAATAAAATTTCTAGAAGGATTTGTGGCTTTCACGTGTTAATAGACAATTTTTGCCCTCTTATAGTATTCTTTAcagtatttttaatttaattccgATTCCTTTCTAGTAATTCCATCCACACTATCATTGATCTAATACTTgtaatatagtattattttgatCTTTGGCATTCTCAATCTAGACAGTAAATCTTGACACGAGCCATTTCTATGATGTTACGAAACAATTGCAATGTTGCACAAATTCTACCTTAAAGCTGAAGATGGTGAAAACAACACGTCTATATCAATCcactatatataaattttaacgGGATCAAACTATTTGCTATGTATCAGAATTATTGATACTTGTaaaataattaagcaattttattcAAAACTGAGATCTTCAATATATGTACCagttatttattaaatttatttatttggaatTCATTCGATTTTGAGCTTTTTGCAAATTTAAACAATTTATATGGTCatatatttacatataattGAGATTTTTATAAGTAATAAATTTGTAACATTGTGTAGCACAGACAGATAATATTACTATAATTGTTGAAAATTATCTTACTGTCAGTTTTACTAAAAAAAGCTATCTTACTGTTATTGACCCCTACATTCAATTAAATGTAGAATATTCTCGTATTACTTGCCATGTTATATTTAGacgttaatttcaaaatttatttgaaaattttattgtCTTTACTGACCATTGTAAGCAATTTGTTTATCTTCTTACTTCTTCTTAAAAGAATCAGCCACACAGACTTTTGTGAAATTCaatcaaatcaaaataatatataaaaaaaattatttttccaataGAATATTAGTATAACATTTAGATTAATAGATTATGCAATCAAattagtttaataaaatagacACCAAATTTCACCCCAAAGAATAAATACGTTGGCTTCTCTCAACAATTGTCAATGTGCAGCAAGAATCCAAGATTTGATTTTAAAGAGACATTAATACATACACATGCATGATGCATCTACATTTTAGAATCCCATAATTTGACAAGGAGAAGAAAAATACCCATCTATGAATGTAGCCCAAAAAtgtataaaaattcaaaatccaaaaataatatCTGCAACGTTTCAGTGTGtatttaaagaaataaaatcaatTCGAAATCTACCATTATGATTTGTACTATagtatggaataaatgaaattaatgaAAATGAGTAATTACAGTCGAGAATAATGGTCCGAATCCTTTCCAAATTTGAGAATTGTAACATACAGTCAACTTTTGATAGAGTGAATGTAGACAATTTTCTTCCTAATTTCACCCACCCGGTATTGCCGACTGATATTAAACTGAATTAGACAGCTGTTCCACAAATTCCGATTATATATTGATTCAGTTACATTTCCATACGCCCACACACTTTCCCTGAGGGATTTGCCAATTTGTTTATCTCAGCACAATAATCATGTCCGGCGGCAACCGCGAGCCTGCCGGAGACGAGCCCGCAAAGCCGCTGACTCGCCACAATCTCGAAATTGAAGGTATGGTATGCCAATTCACATACTATATCATTTAGCTACACATttgtatttaataaatatattgaatATTTTCAGATGTGGAAGACGACGTCGACGATTATTGTCCGATTGAGCAGGTGCGGCTAACCGTGCCGGCGACGGATGATCCGACGGTGGTGGCGCTGACGTTCCGGACATGGTTCCTGGGAGTAATAGCGTGCGTGTTGCTTGCATTCACCAACCAATTTTTCGGTTACAGGCAAAACGCAATTGGCATTAGCTCTGTTGCCGCACAAATTGTGACGCTCCCGTTAGGAAAATTCATGGCTAGGGTGCTGCCTACGACGATTGTTAGGGTTCCGATGACGCGGTGGTCGTTCTCGTTGAATCCCGGCCCCTTCAGCCTTAAAGAGCACGTGTTGATCACCATCTTCGCCAACTGCGGCGCCGGAGGTGTTTACGCGCTTGGTATTGTCACTATTGTCAAGGCGCTCTACCACCGCCCTCTTCACCCCGTCGCCGCCTGGCTGTTAGTCCAGACTACTCAGGTTGAATATTGAatcaaatgaaattaattattaatttgtttctatttaataagaatttttttttagatGCTTGGGTATGGGTGGGCTGGGATATTTAGGAGATATCTGGTGGACTCACCGTTTATGTGGTGGCCTGGAAACATGACTTCGATCTCTCTCTTCAGGTaattttgctttttttcttttttaaataaatgaaaaagtaTAAATATTGAATTGTTATGAATTGAAGAACGTTGCACGAAGAAGATGTGAGAAAGAAGGGAGGGATGACACGACTGCAATTCTTCGTGATGGTGTTCGTGATTAGCTTCGCATACTATGTGATCCCAGCTTACTTCTTCCCCACTATTTCATCCATTTCGGTCCTCTGCTACATATGGAAGGACTCCATCTTGATGCAGCAGCTCGGGTCTGGCCTCCACGGGATGGGGATCGGGTCGTTCGCCTTGGATTGGGCCACTGTCAACTTCCTGGGCGACCCAATCTCCACCCCAGGTTTCGCCATCATCAACGTCATCGTCGGCTTCGTCATCGTCATGTATGTCATGACACCCATCACCTACTTCTGCAATGTCTACCAGGCACACAAGTTCCCCTTCTTCTCATCCACCACATTTGACGACACCGGCCACAAATACAACATCTCCCGCGTCCTCAACGAGGCCACCTTCTCCTTCGACGAGGCTGGCTATAAAGCCTACAGCAAGCTTCACGTCAGTACCTTCTTCGCCTTCAGTTATGGCATCGGGTTTGCTATGCTCTCCGCTACCATCGTCCACGTCGCTCTCTATCATGGAAAGTAAGTCGCCACTCAAAATACTACTAGTAGGAGTATCAGTTTTGTTGTTGTGGgttttaatttagttatgtttTGATGGTGTAGAACTATTTGGACACTATGGTCGAAGGCAAAGAGCAATGCAAGGTTTGATGTGCACACGAGATTGATGAAGAAGAACTATAAATCTGTGCCGGCGTGGTGGTTTCACTCCATCCTGGCTCTAGTGTTTGGGTTGTCTCTCTGGGCTTGTGAAGGTTTCGGCGGACAGCTGCAGCTGCCGTGGTGGGGGCTTATCATGGCGTGCGCGATGGCGTTCGTGTTCACTCTGCCTGTAGGCATAATCCAAGCCACAACCAACATGCAAATCGGACTGAATGTGATCACGGAGATGATCATAGGCTACATATACCCGGGAAGGCCTCTTGCAAATGTAGCTTTCAAGACCTACGGCTACATCAGCATGTCGCAAGCCTTAACATTCCTCTCCGATTTCAAACTAGGCCACTACATGAAAATCCCCCCAAGATCCATGTTCATCGCCCAGCTGGCGGGCACGGTGGTGGCCTCCTCCGTCTACTTCGGCACCGCCTGGTGGCTCCTGGAGACGATCGAGAACATCTGCGACACGGCCGCGCTGGACGAGGGGAGCCCCTGGACGTGCCCGGGGGACAACGTGTTCTACAACGCCTCCATCATATGGGGCGTGATCGGCCCGCTGAGGATGTTCACAAGCCACGGCGTGTACGGCATGCTCAACTGGTGGTTCCTGGTCGGGGCGGTGGCGCCGCTGCCGGCCTACTTTCTCAGCCGGAAGTATCCGGAGAAGAAATGGCTGAGGCTGATCAATGTGCCGCTGATCTTGGGTGGCACGGCAAGCATGCCGCCGGCGAGGTCGGTGAACTACATAATGTGGGGTGCGGTGGGGATATATTTCAATATATACGTGTATCGGGTGCACCGGCAGTGGTGGGCGAGGTATGCTTATGTGATGTCGGCGGCGATCAGTGCTGG
This sequence is a window from Salvia splendens isolate huo1 chromosome 5, SspV2, whole genome shotgun sequence. Protein-coding genes within it:
- the LOC121802760 gene encoding oligopeptide transporter 5-like, whose product is MSGGNREPAGDEPAKPLTRHNLEIEDVEDDVDDYCPIEQVRLTVPATDDPTVVALTFRTWFLGVIACVLLAFTNQFFGYRQNAIGISSVAAQIVTLPLGKFMARVLPTTIVRVPMTRWSFSLNPGPFSLKEHVLITIFANCGAGGVYALGIVTIVKALYHRPLHPVAAWLLVQTTQMLGYGWAGIFRRYLVDSPFMWWPGNMTSISLFRTLHEEDVRKKGGMTRLQFFVMVFVISFAYYVIPAYFFPTISSISVLCYIWKDSILMQQLGSGLHGMGIGSFALDWATVNFLGDPISTPGFAIINVIVGFVIVMYVMTPITYFCNVYQAHKFPFFSSTTFDDTGHKYNISRVLNEATFSFDEAGYKAYSKLHVSTFFAFSYGIGFAMLSATIVHVALYHGKTIWTLWSKAKSNARFDVHTRLMKKNYKSVPAWWFHSILALVFGLSLWACEGFGGQLQLPWWGLIMACAMAFVFTLPVGIIQATTNMQIGLNVITEMIIGYIYPGRPLANVAFKTYGYISMSQALTFLSDFKLGHYMKIPPRSMFIAQLAGTVVASSVYFGTAWWLLETIENICDTAALDEGSPWTCPGDNVFYNASIIWGVIGPLRMFTSHGVYGMLNWWFLVGAVAPLPAYFLSRKYPEKKWLRLINVPLILGGTASMPPARSVNYIMWGAVGIYFNIYVYRVHRQWWARYAYVMSAAISAGIAFMAVVIYFTLQSYDVSISWWGLDVDDHCPLATCPTAPGVVVKGCPVH